Genomic window (Bradyrhizobium sp. 186):
TTCTTCGGCACTTCGGCCACCATAGCTTCGGTGGTGATCAGGAGCGCTGCGACGGACGCCGCGTTCTGGATCGCCACTCGAACCACCTTGGTCGGATCGATGATGCCCTTGGAAACCAGGTTGCCGTATTCGCCGGTCTGGGAGTCGAAGCCGTACGAGTACTGATCCTTTTCGAGGATCTTGCCGACGATGACCGAACCGTCCTCGCCCGCGTTGATTGCGATCTGGCGGGCCGGGTAAGACAACGCCTTGCGCACGATCTCGACCCCGGTCTTCTGGTCGTCATTTTTGGTGCGAATCCCCTTGAGGTGCTCGGAGGCACGCAGCAGCGCAACGCCGCCGCCCGGCAGGATGCCTTCCTCGACGGCCGCACGGGTCGCATGCATCGCATCGTCCACGCGATCCTTGCGCTCCCTGACCTCGACCTCGGTCGCGCCGCCGACGCGGATCACCGCGACGCCGCCCGCGAGCTTGGCGAGACGCTCCTGCAGCTTCTCACGGTCGTAGTCCGAGGTGGTCTCCTCGATCTGCGCCTTGATTTGCGCCACGCGCGCCTCGATGTCGGCCTTCTTGCCGGCGCCGCTGACGATTGTGGTGTTCTCCTTGTCGATCATCACCTTTTTGGCGCGACCGAGCATGTTGAGCGTGACGTTCTCGAGCTTGATGCCGAGATCTTCCGAGATGGCCTGGCCGCCGGTCAAGATCGCGATGTCCTGGAGCATGGCCTTGCGGCGATCGCCGAAGCCCGGAGCCTTGACGGCCGCGACCTTCAGGCCGCCACGGAGGCGGTTGACCACGAGGGTGGCGAGCGCTTCGCCTTCGACGTCTTCGGCAATAATCACAAGCGGCTTGCCGCTCTGCACCACCGCTTCTAACAAGGGAAGCAGTTCATTCAACTGAGATAGCTTTTTCTCATTAATCAGGACGTAGGCATCATCCATTTCAACGCGCATCTTATCGGCGTTGGTGACGAAGTAGGGCGAGATATAGCCGCGGTCGAACTGCATGCCCTCGACAACTTCGAGTTCGGTCTCGAGCGACTTGGCTTCCTCAACGGTGATGACACCCTCGTTGCCGACCTTCTTCATGGCGTCGGAGATGAACTTGCCGATCTCCGCATCGCCGTTGGCCGAAATTGTGCCGACCTGAGCGATCTCCTCGTTCGAGGTGACCTTCTTGGAGTTCTTGACGAGGTCGGCAACCACGGCTTCCACAGCCATGTCGATACCGCGCTTCAGATCCATCGGGTTCATGCCGGCGGCAACCGACTTGGCGCCTTCACGGACGATCGCAGCGGCGAGCACGGTCGCGGTGGTGGTGCCGTCGCCGGCCGCGTCGGCGGACTTGGAGGCGACTTCGCGCACCATCTGGGCGCCCATGTTCTCGAACTTGTCGTCGAGCTCGATCTCCTTGGCGACGGTGACGCCGTCCTTGGTGATGCGGGGAGCGCCGAACGACTTGTCGAGGACGACGTTGCGGCCCTTTGGGCCGAGCGTCACTTTCACCGCATTGTGGAGGATGTCGACACCGCGGAGCATGCGGTCGCGAGCGTCTACGCCGAATTTGACTTCTTTGGCTGACATATTGGTTTCCCTGAATTGACTTGTTCTCATCTCACCCTTGGCGAGGCGCCCGGCAGGCGCTCTTCAGGGGTGAGCGGTGCGAGCGGTGGATCAGGCGGCCTTCTTCTTGGAAGCCACGTCGGTGAGAACGCCCATGATGTCGCTCTCCTTCATGATCAGCAGCTCCTGGCCGTCGATCTTGACCTCGGTGCCCGACCACTTGCCGAACAGCACGCGGTCGCCGACGTGGACGTCTATCGGGATCAGCTTGCCGCTCTCGTCGCGGCCGCCCGGGCCGACAGCGATGACTTCACCCTGGGAGGGCTTTTCCTTGGCCGTGTCGGGAATGATGATGCCGCCAGCCGTCTTCTCTTCTGCGTCGATACGCTTGACCACGAGGCGGTCGTGAAGTGGACGGAATTTCATGCTCTCCTCCTATTTGCTAGTCGCTTTTATCTTGGATGAAATAGCAGTCAAAGCTAGCGAGTGCTACGTCGTACTGCTCAGGGCGACCTCGGTCTTGGCCCGGTATGTTCCTCGCCGTGAAGGTGCCGTAGGGCAGTGGGGGCAATTAGCCCGATATTTGGAATGGGAACACAGGTTGTATCCCAATAGGTCATTTTGACTGTCAGGAACGTTACCCCGCAGGGGTATTGATCCCCTACGAATGATCTGCGGTAGACCCAATCAAGCCTTAGGTGTCAAATGACTAAGCGTAATCCGACAAACAAGGCAAAGCACCGAGCCATCGCGGTATTGGGTGTCTGAGACATGGCGTGCTCCTTGTCTGTGGCGCCCCTTGCCAGCTTCGCTTGCTGGCGGGGCAGGAGCACGGACCATCCCATTAGCGGATGTCCTTCCCGCAGCGAGCGCACACGTTTACCGCCTAAGCAGTCTGAAAATGGATCAGTTCTGCTGACGCTCCTTCGCTGGCTCGACTGCGCGCCGCAACACAGCTCAGCTCAGTGTTGAATTTCTATTTTCTTGCCCCGGTGTTCCTCAAGGCATAGCCTGCTCTGCTTGCACTTAGTTCTCTGCGCCACCTAAACGGGAGGGAACGATGGCCATTTTTCACGCAAACGTCGCATTGTTTTCAGTCGCGGCAGTTCTGACAGAGCTATCGCCAATTTTTGGTGACGGCCGGAGCCGGTCAGGCGGCGGCGGTTGCGGGCTGACGGTCGGTCGGCTTGGCGATGACCTCGATCCCGTTGTTGAATGTCACACCGAGAACGAGTTTTGGCAACTGGTTGTGGCCATCGAGACGACGCCAATTTTTCTGGGCGCCCTCGACCAGTTTGAAGACCATCGCGAGCGCGGTCTTGTTGGATAGACAGCCCTTCGATCGGATCGTGCGATGACGCACGGTGGCGAAGGTGCTTTCG
Coding sequences:
- the groL gene encoding chaperonin GroEL (60 kDa chaperone family; promotes refolding of misfolded polypeptides especially under stressful conditions; forms two stacked rings of heptamers to form a barrel-shaped 14mer; ends can be capped by GroES; misfolded proteins enter the barrel where they are refolded when GroES binds), with protein sequence MSAKEVKFGVDARDRMLRGVDILHNAVKVTLGPKGRNVVLDKSFGAPRITKDGVTVAKEIELDDKFENMGAQMVREVASKSADAAGDGTTTATVLAAAIVREGAKSVAAGMNPMDLKRGIDMAVEAVVADLVKNSKKVTSNEEIAQVGTISANGDAEIGKFISDAMKKVGNEGVITVEEAKSLETELEVVEGMQFDRGYISPYFVTNADKMRVEMDDAYVLINEKKLSQLNELLPLLEAVVQSGKPLVIIAEDVEGEALATLVVNRLRGGLKVAAVKAPGFGDRRKAMLQDIAILTGGQAISEDLGIKLENVTLNMLGRAKKVMIDKENTTIVSGAGKKADIEARVAQIKAQIEETTSDYDREKLQERLAKLAGGVAVIRVGGATEVEVRERKDRVDDAMHATRAAVEEGILPGGGVALLRASEHLKGIRTKNDDQKTGVEIVRKALSYPARQIAINAGEDGSVIVGKILEKDQYSYGFDSQTGEYGNLVSKGIIDPTKVVRVAIQNAASVAALLITTEAMVAEVPKKNTGAGGMPPGGGGMGGMGGMDF
- a CDS encoding co-chaperone GroES: MKFRPLHDRLVVKRIDAEEKTAGGIIIPDTAKEKPSQGEVIAVGPGGRDESGKLIPIDVHVGDRVLFGKWSGTEVKIDGQELLIMKESDIMGVLTDVASKKKAA